The DNA segment CACACGCTTCCTGTCGGGGTGGTTGTTCCCCGAATCGTATCCTGCCCGTTCTAACTGGGCTCGCGGGAAGAGATGATGGCTTTGAATTGCGTAACGTCTCCACCGTCACAATCCAAGCCTTGCAGCTGAGCCGGTATGGATGACAAATCATATAAATAATCATTAAGTAAGAGGCGAAATTTCAGAAAGATGATGTTCTCTGGTGACCAAACCGACCAACCTGAACTGCAATCGGTACCGACACCCACTGTGGCGACCACCGAAGCGGAGGAAGTGGGCCGATGAGCTCGCTAGAGCAGATGTCCGATGGCGACATCGACTCTGCGACCGAGACGGCACAGGCGTACCTGGAGGAGTTCGAGGATGCGATGCGCCGGGAGGATGCCGCCGCTGCGGCGGAGATGTTCTGTGCGACGAGCTACTGGCGCGACCTGGTCGCGTTTACCTGGAACATCAAGACGGTGGAGAATCCCAGCGGCGTCGAGGACATGCTCGAGGAGACACTCGCGCACACCGGTCCGTCGGACTTCGAGCTTAGCGAGCCGGCGGAAGAGGAAGATGGGATCATCACCGCCTGGTTCACCTTCGAGACCGAGGTGGGTCGTGGTGAGGGTGTCGTCCGGCTGAAAGATGGCGGTGCGTGGACCTTCCTGACCGCACTGACGGAGCTAAAGGGGCATGAGGAGCCCAAGGGCAGAGACCGACCGATAGGCTCAGAGCCGGTTGCGGACCCAGACCGCAAAACGTGGACAGAGCGCCGTGAGGAGGAGAAGGAGAACCTGGGGTACACCGAACAACCGCACACCGTGATCGTCGGTGGGGGACAGGGCGGCATCGCACTCGGTGCACGGCTCCGCCAGCTCGGCGTGCCCACGATCATCGTCGAGAAGAACGACCGGCCGGGCGACTCCTGGCGCAACCGGTACAAGGGGCTCGCGCTGCACGACCCCGTCTGGTACGACCACCTCCCGTACATCAAGTTCCCCAAAAACTGGCCGGTGTTCTCGCCGAAGGACAAGCTCGGCGACTGGCTGGAGATGTACACGCGGGTGATGGAGTTGAACTACTGGTCGAAGACCGAGGCCACCAGTGCAGAGTACGACGAGGAGACGGGCACCTGGGAGGTCGAGGTCAACCGCGATGGAGAGGATATCGTGCTGCGCCCACAGGAGCTCGTGATGGCGACGGGCATGAGCGGCAAGCCCAACATGCCCGACCTCTCCGGCGAGGAGCGCTTCAACGGCGAGGTACTACACTCATCCGAGTACCCCGGTCCCGACGGGAAGTATGAGGGCAAGTCCGTGGTAGTGGTGGGCTCGAACAACTCAGCCCACGACATCTGTGAGGGGCTCTGGGAGGTCGACGCGGACGTGACGATGGTGCAGCGGTCATCGACGTGCGTCATCAAGACGGAGTCAATACTGGAGCACGCACTCGGTGATCTGTACTCCGAGCGGGCCGTCGAGAACGGCATCGACACCCACCGGGCGGACATGATCTTCGCATCCGTCCCGTACCGCATCATGAATGAGTTCGAGAAACCCAAATACGACAAAATCAGGGAAATCGACTCCGAGTTCTACGATGCACTCGAGGACGCCGGCTTCTGGACCGACTTTGGTCCCGACGAATCGGGGTTGTTCATGAAGTACCTCCGACGTGGCTCGGGCTACTACATCGACACCGGCACCAGTCAGCTCATTATCGACGGAGAGATCGATATGGCCCATGGGCAGGTGACCGAGTTCACCGAGGATGCGATCCTGCTGGAAGATGGCACCGAGCTCCCGGCCGACCTTGTCGTGTGCGCCACGGGGTTCGGTTCGATGAACGGCTGGGTGGCCGACCTGATAGATGAGGAGACGGCGCGGCAGGCGGGGAAGGTCTGGGGGGTCGGTTCAGACACGCCTAAAGACCCCGGACCGTGGGAGGGCGAGCAGCGCAACATGTGGAAGCCGACGCAGGTGGACCAACTGTGGTTCCACGGTGGCAACCTGCACCAGTCACGCCACTACTCGCTGTATCTGGCGCTGCAGCTGAAGGCACGCTATGAGGAGATCCCCACGCCGATGTACGGCAGGCAGGAGGTCCACCACGAGGGGATCTAGCGGCCGCTCTCCCAAGGACGGTCGCCTGACAGGCGATTCCCCTTCGGAGATCGGATGGCTGGTCGGCATCACCTCTGGTGGTGCTCGCCGTCTGCAGTCACCGGCCGAACTGCGCCGCAGGTGGTGTGTCCATCGCAAGCACGTGCGCCCCGACCAGATCCATCTCCACCTCGAGGCGGGCCGCCAGTGAGATCAGCTCCTCACTGGCGGCCCAGCTCACACACGCATCGGCACCGATCCGTTCGTTCGAGCGCTCGCCTTAGCCCCGCACGTCGTATTTAAATATCACATCGGCGGAATACGTCGATAGAGCCAGCCGGACCCGTTTTCGACTCGATCGACCGCGTTTCCGGCACGCGGGTCCGAGGCCCCATCGTTATTGGCCCGCCCGCCGAACCGTCGCGTATGTACGACGAGATCCTGGTGCCGACCGACGGGAGCGAGGCTGTCGACCGCGCGCTCGATCACGCGCTGCGGCTGGCGAGCGACCACGGCGCGACGGTCCACGCGCTGTACGTCGTCGATCAACGGATAGCGACCGCGAACTCCGGCGACCTCCACGACGAGATCGTCGAGGACCTGGAGACGCAGGGGGAGGAGGCGGTCGCCGCCGTCGCCGAGCGCGCCGAGGAGGCGGGGCTCGACGTCGAGACGAGCGTCCTCCGGGGAACGCCCGACACGGAGATCGTCTCGTACGCCGACGAGCGCGGGATCGACGTGATCGTGATGAGTCCGGAGGGGAAGTCGCCGCGCGAACGGATCCGGTCGCTCGGCAGCGTCTCGGACCGCGTCGCCGACGACGCGAACGTGCCGGTGTTCCTGATCAAGTAGGCGGCTCCGCACTGTGTCGGGACGGACGCTACTCCGAGAGCGCCGCTGACGCCTCCCGGAAGAGCCCGTCGAGGATCTCCGGCGTGGTGGGGTGGTACGCGCGGTCGGGCAGGTCCCTGACGTCCATTCCGGTCTCGACTATCACCTGCATCGTCTTCGCCATCGCGTCGGCGTGGTAGTGGAGCCCCTGATACCCGAGGACCGTCCCGTCGGCGCCGACGACGAGCCGGGCGAGCCCCTCCGGGACGTTCTTCGTCTTGAACACGCCGTCGTCGGCCGCCTCGCGGGTGACGACGCGATGGTCGAGGCCGGCCGCCTCGGCCGACGCCGCCGAGTGACCGAGGCGGGCGAACGGGAGCACGCCGAGCCCGGAGAACACGACGTGGTGGTGGACGTTCTCGTAGTCGACGAGCGGGTCGCCGTCGCGGTGCCGCAGGAGGTTCTCGGCCGCCGTCACGCCCTGTTCCTTGGCGACGTGGAGGATCGGCTCCTTCCCGTTGGCGTCGCCGACGACGAAGACCCGGTCGTCGTCGCGGGCCCGCATCGCGTCGTCGACCCACCCCTCGCCCGGGTCGAGGCGCGTCTCCTCGAGCCCGAGCCGGTCGAGCGCCGAGCGGCGGCCGGTGAACGCGAACAGCTGGTCGGCCTCGATCGCCGTCTCCTCTCCGTCGCGGTCGACGCGGAGTCTGACGCCGCCGGAGTCGGTCGGCTCGACGCGTCGCTCGCTCGCGTGCGTGAGCACGTCAACATCGAACGCGTCCCGGTAGTACTCGAGTAACGCGTCACCGAAGGGGGCGTCGGCCTCGTCGAGCGGGCGGGCGTCGTGCTCGATCACGGTGAGGTCCATCCCCGCCGCCTCGCTGAGGTACGGGACGAGCTCCATGCCGACGTAGCCGAACCCCATGACGACGCCGGAGTCGTCGAAGTCGGTCGCGTCGAGCACGTCGGCGCTCGTCGTCACCTCCACGTCGTCGATCCCGGGCAGCGACGGGAGGTTCACCGTCGAGCCGGTCGCGATCACGACGTAGTCGGGCTCGAATGTCCGGTCGCCGACCGCGAGGCGGCGGTCGCCGACGAACCGGGCTGTCTCGCGGAGGAACTCGACGTCCTCCCGCTCCGCGAGGTCGTCGACGGCGGCGCGGCGGTGGGCGGCGAAGTCCGACGTGTGCTCGTTCTTCCGGTCCACGACCGCCTCCAAGTCGACGTCCGGGAGCGGGCCGGAGAGCCGGTCGTCGTGGCGCGCCGCGAAGCGGTGTTCGGCCGCGGACAACACCTCCTTCGAGGGCATACACCCACGGAGGATACAGAGCCCGCCGCCCGGGTCGCCGTCGTCGATCAGCGTCAGCTCGATCTCGGGGTCGGCCGCGAGCCGCTCGGCGGCGGCGACGCCGGCGCTCCCGTACGCGCCGACGACCGCGACGTGCGTTGACATACCCCGACCCTTTCGGTCGGGACACATAACCGTTCCGCGGAGCGGTGACGGATCCGCCGACCCGGCCGGCGTCCGGTCGGTGCCGAGCCGGCCCCGCGTCGATCCGGGGGCGACGTCGCAACACCGTTAACCGTCCTCCTCACCGCCGATGATCCACGATGAGGCGCGAAAAACGTCGATACCGAACCGGAGTGAGACCGCCGCGTGAATCCGGAACCGACGGAGCGACGCCGCGGTCCGGCGTCGAAACGGGAGGCCTCCGCTGATGGAGCTCACCGTCCTCGGCTCCGGCAGCGCGATGCCGGTGCCCGACCGCGCGCAGGCGGGGTACCTCCTCGACGACGGCGAGCGCTCCCTCCTCGTCGACTGCGGCAGCGGCGTCCTCCAGCGGCTCGCGGGCACCGAGACCGGCTACGAGGGGGTCTCGACCGTCCTCCTCACGCACCACCACCTCGACCACGTCGCCGCGCTCCTCCCCCTGCTGAAGGCCCGGTGGCTCGCGGGGGCCGAGCACCTCGAAGTGGTCGGTCCCGCGGGGACGAAGGCACTCGTCGACGGCCTCCTCGACGTGCACGACTACCTCGACGGGCGGGTCGACCTCGCGGTCCGGGAGGTGTCGCCGTCGCGCCCGTTCGCGGCGGCCGGGTTCGACGTCGCCGCCCACGAGACGCGCCACTCGATGGACGGGCTGGCCTACCGGTTCTCGCCGCCGAGTTCCGACGTCGACCCCACCGACGGCCCGCTCGCGCTCTCGGGCGACACCGAGGCGTTCGCGGGGATGGCGTCGTTCGCCGACGGGAGCGACCTCCTCGTCCACGACTGCTCGTTCCCGGACGGCACCGACGTGTCGAACCACCCGAACCCCACGCAGTTGGGCGCGTCGCTCGCGGGCGTCGACGTCGACACGCTCCTCCTGTCGCACCTCTACCCGCACACGGGCGGCCGGGAGCGCGAGATGGCCCGGAGCGTCCGCGAGGCGGGGTTCGACGGCGACGTCGAGGTCGCGAGCGACGGGCTGCGCGTCGATATCTGAGCGGCCCTCGACCCGGATCCGGTCCCTCTCGTCGGCGTTTCGGCCGTAAACGTAACCGTTGACAATTACCTGACCCCGTGATGGACCCTGATATTTAAGCGATCATAGCCGCTC comes from the Halorubrum depositum genome and includes:
- a CDS encoding flavin-containing monooxygenase gives rise to the protein MSSLEQMSDGDIDSATETAQAYLEEFEDAMRREDAAAAAEMFCATSYWRDLVAFTWNIKTVENPSGVEDMLEETLAHTGPSDFELSEPAEEEDGIITAWFTFETEVGRGEGVVRLKDGGAWTFLTALTELKGHEEPKGRDRPIGSEPVADPDRKTWTERREEEKENLGYTEQPHTVIVGGGQGGIALGARLRQLGVPTIIVEKNDRPGDSWRNRYKGLALHDPVWYDHLPYIKFPKNWPVFSPKDKLGDWLEMYTRVMELNYWSKTEATSAEYDEETGTWEVEVNRDGEDIVLRPQELVMATGMSGKPNMPDLSGEERFNGEVLHSSEYPGPDGKYEGKSVVVVGSNNSAHDICEGLWEVDADVTMVQRSSTCVIKTESILEHALGDLYSERAVENGIDTHRADMIFASVPYRIMNEFEKPKYDKIREIDSEFYDALEDAGFWTDFGPDESGLFMKYLRRGSGYYIDTGTSQLIIDGEIDMAHGQVTEFTEDAILLEDGTELPADLVVCATGFGSMNGWVADLIDEETARQAGKVWGVGSDTPKDPGPWEGEQRNMWKPTQVDQLWFHGGNLHQSRHYSLYLALQLKARYEEIPTPMYGRQEVHHEGI
- a CDS encoding universal stress protein, which produces MYDEILVPTDGSEAVDRALDHALRLASDHGATVHALYVVDQRIATANSGDLHDEIVEDLETQGEEAVAAVAERAEEAGLDVETSVLRGTPDTEIVSYADERGIDVIVMSPEGKSPRERIRSLGSVSDRVADDANVPVFLIK
- a CDS encoding FAD-dependent oxidoreductase, coding for MSTHVAVVGAYGSAGVAAAERLAADPEIELTLIDDGDPGGGLCILRGCMPSKEVLSAAEHRFAARHDDRLSGPLPDVDLEAVVDRKNEHTSDFAAHRRAAVDDLAEREDVEFLRETARFVGDRRLAVGDRTFEPDYVVIATGSTVNLPSLPGIDDVEVTTSADVLDATDFDDSGVVMGFGYVGMELVPYLSEAAGMDLTVIEHDARPLDEADAPFGDALLEYYRDAFDVDVLTHASERRVEPTDSGGVRLRVDRDGEETAIEADQLFAFTGRRSALDRLGLEETRLDPGEGWVDDAMRARDDDRVFVVGDANGKEPILHVAKEQGVTAAENLLRHRDGDPLVDYENVHHHVVFSGLGVLPFARLGHSAASAEAAGLDHRVVTREAADDGVFKTKNVPEGLARLVVGADGTVLGYQGLHYHADAMAKTMQVIVETGMDVRDLPDRAYHPTTPEILDGLFREASAALSE
- a CDS encoding MBL fold metallo-hydrolase is translated as MELTVLGSGSAMPVPDRAQAGYLLDDGERSLLVDCGSGVLQRLAGTETGYEGVSTVLLTHHHLDHVAALLPLLKARWLAGAEHLEVVGPAGTKALVDGLLDVHDYLDGRVDLAVREVSPSRPFAAAGFDVAAHETRHSMDGLAYRFSPPSSDVDPTDGPLALSGDTEAFAGMASFADGSDLLVHDCSFPDGTDVSNHPNPTQLGASLAGVDVDTLLLSHLYPHTGGREREMARSVREAGFDGDVEVASDGLRVDI